The proteins below are encoded in one region of Sulfolobus islandicus Y.N.15.51:
- a CDS encoding lipoate--protein ligase family protein, protein MNIRLLYFEGADPQIFNLASILSYAYSTGELKEMPPTLIVMEGFSRPFSYLGYYQDVDKEVKLDNVTKYNVELVRRWKLGMGNIFMDKITGGWAIIFPQKVFKNSAEAYDILVGRVFLDTVKNLGVTNAEYVSPNDIRVKGKKLCGTGVSILNDKREVVFFNGFTNLWKPDPELPFKILNIPPEKFADKAIKKPEEYFAAIEIDGNLTPKLGDFKEALVKAISKEFNAKVETEELSDEEENVWRKYLNILKSEGFIFRRSTGKFITKNRGYEYRFAQKKYRKLVQASLALDDNNRIKDVMITGDFGLVPPDLDEDITKELIELTCDDFEVAKNRVLKLMKNGYEIIGASPEEFITPVFMACSGY, encoded by the coding sequence ATGAATATAAGGTTGTTATACTTCGAGGGAGCGGATCCCCAAATTTTTAACCTAGCCTCAATACTCTCATACGCATATTCAACTGGTGAATTGAAAGAAATGCCTCCTACACTGATAGTAATGGAAGGATTCAGCAGACCTTTCTCTTATTTAGGTTATTACCAAGATGTTGATAAAGAGGTTAAACTAGATAATGTTACGAAATATAATGTAGAATTAGTTAGAAGATGGAAGCTGGGAATGGGTAATATATTCATGGATAAGATTACCGGCGGATGGGCTATAATTTTTCCACAAAAGGTCTTTAAGAATTCCGCAGAAGCTTACGATATTCTAGTGGGTAGAGTGTTCCTTGATACTGTGAAAAATCTTGGAGTTACAAACGCTGAGTACGTTAGCCCTAACGATATAAGGGTAAAAGGGAAGAAGTTATGCGGAACTGGAGTTAGCATATTAAACGATAAAAGAGAAGTAGTATTTTTCAATGGCTTCACGAACTTATGGAAACCCGATCCAGAATTACCCTTCAAGATCCTTAACATCCCTCCAGAGAAATTCGCAGATAAGGCAATTAAAAAACCAGAAGAGTACTTTGCAGCAATAGAAATAGACGGAAACTTAACCCCAAAACTAGGAGACTTTAAAGAAGCCTTAGTGAAGGCTATAAGTAAAGAATTTAACGCAAAGGTAGAAACGGAAGAATTATCTGATGAGGAGGAGAACGTTTGGAGGAAATATTTAAACATATTAAAATCAGAGGGTTTTATCTTCAGAAGGTCTACTGGAAAATTCATTACAAAGAACAGAGGTTATGAGTATAGGTTTGCCCAGAAGAAGTACAGGAAACTTGTCCAAGCTTCATTAGCGTTAGATGATAATAATAGAATTAAAGATGTGATGATCACGGGTGACTTTGGATTAGTTCCTCCAGATCTAGATGAGGACATAACCAAGGAACTGATAGAGTTAACATGTGATGATTTTGAAGTAGCTAAAAATAGAGTTTTAAAGCTAATGAAAAACGGATACGAAATTATAGGTGCCTCCCCAGAAGAGTTCATTACTCCAGTATTTATGGCATGTAGTGGATATTAA
- a CDS encoding acyl-CoA synthetase, whose translation MKYEELVRNFSWNEVKNYFGKDFRDKLIRDSSDTAVFRVDSKWDKESLSYSQLKDKAQRLSAFLRHQFKVKKGDVVACLASKKVEQVVYLVSSWILGVIYEPLFTAFGPAAIEMRTRDRKPKVILAQDDQYDKIKDMFNNIITFPGKTGNSVSLDEAISYDMLRREEWEKISYDDPSGLQYTSGTTGRPKGALQNFRTLYSLYVYIKYGIGLREDDVFWTPADPGWAYGLGVGIISPIIFGKTVIFFDKLFSPEDTLKFIEDFKISNFAFVPTAYRMIMGTVKEPKKFNLRITRASSAGEPLNPEVIRWFKENLGFMIKDHYGQTESGMVVYNGWGYEADVKPGSMGLPAPGYQVTVIDGVIAVNKNCEGFYFLGYINDEERTKKVFKGDWYLTGDAAEIDKDGYFWFIGREDEVIKVSGYRASPFEIESVLIQHPAIMEAAVIGVDDPVKGKIIKAYVVLKPNYKPSSDLANEIINFVREKYSRHAYPREVKFVTSLPKTESGKIQKYKLKELG comes from the coding sequence ATGAAATATGAAGAATTAGTCAGAAATTTTAGTTGGAATGAGGTAAAAAATTACTTTGGCAAGGATTTTAGGGATAAGTTAATAAGGGATAGTAGCGATACAGCAGTATTCAGAGTAGATAGTAAATGGGATAAGGAATCCCTATCATACTCCCAATTAAAAGACAAAGCTCAGAGACTAAGTGCGTTTTTAAGACATCAATTTAAGGTAAAGAAAGGTGACGTAGTAGCTTGTCTAGCATCTAAGAAAGTTGAACAAGTAGTTTATTTAGTTTCTAGCTGGATATTAGGAGTAATATATGAGCCTTTATTCACGGCTTTCGGACCTGCTGCAATAGAGATGAGGACTAGAGATAGAAAGCCTAAAGTTATACTAGCACAAGATGATCAGTACGATAAAATCAAGGACATGTTCAATAATATAATTACATTTCCAGGAAAGACAGGAAATTCTGTATCCCTTGATGAAGCCATATCTTATGATATGTTGAGGAGAGAGGAATGGGAGAAGATCTCATACGACGATCCCTCTGGCTTACAATACACTTCTGGTACTACGGGGAGGCCTAAGGGAGCATTACAAAACTTCAGAACACTTTATAGCCTATATGTTTACATAAAGTACGGTATTGGTTTAAGAGAAGATGACGTATTCTGGACTCCAGCAGACCCAGGTTGGGCTTATGGCCTCGGAGTAGGGATAATATCTCCTATAATATTCGGGAAAACTGTAATATTTTTCGATAAGCTATTCTCTCCTGAAGATACTCTGAAATTCATTGAAGATTTTAAAATTTCTAATTTCGCTTTCGTGCCAACTGCTTATAGGATGATAATGGGAACTGTAAAAGAGCCTAAAAAATTTAACTTAAGGATTACTAGAGCTAGCTCTGCAGGAGAACCATTAAATCCAGAAGTTATAAGGTGGTTTAAGGAAAATTTAGGCTTCATGATCAAGGACCATTACGGTCAAACTGAATCTGGAATGGTAGTTTATAACGGCTGGGGTTATGAGGCTGACGTTAAACCGGGCAGTATGGGATTACCTGCACCAGGATATCAGGTCACTGTAATCGATGGAGTAATAGCAGTTAACAAGAATTGTGAGGGATTCTATTTCTTAGGTTATATAAATGACGAAGAGAGAACTAAGAAGGTATTTAAAGGAGATTGGTATTTAACCGGTGATGCTGCAGAAATAGATAAGGATGGGTACTTCTGGTTCATCGGGAGAGAGGATGAGGTAATAAAGGTGTCAGGATATAGGGCGAGTCCATTTGAAATAGAAAGTGTTCTAATACAACATCCTGCAATTATGGAAGCAGCGGTAATAGGAGTAGATGACCCAGTTAAGGGAAAGATAATTAAAGCTTACGTAGTTTTAAAGCCAAATTATAAGCCCTCAAGTGATTTAGCGAATGAGATAATTAACTTCGTAAGGGAAAAGTACTCAAGACATGCATATCCAAGGGAAGTGAAATTCGTTACCTCACTTCCTAAGACTGAGAGCGGTAAAATACAAAAATATAAGCTGAAAGAATTAGGATGA
- a CDS encoding SCP2 sterol-binding domain-containing protein, translating into MKFPSLEWAEKLCNEINNIEIDEIRSWNWDILFILRNVKNNDMKFKVNIKAGKCLGVEEDGGADYIIEGDYDIWKSILLGELDLAVALLAGKLKLIKGDRLNLLRHIRAAVNIASIIRAKGLTNDLEIM; encoded by the coding sequence ATGAAATTTCCTAGTCTTGAATGGGCTGAGAAATTATGTAATGAGATAAATAATATTGAGATAGATGAGATAAGGTCGTGGAACTGGGATATATTATTTATATTAAGAAATGTGAAAAATAATGATATGAAATTTAAGGTAAATATAAAGGCAGGGAAGTGCCTAGGAGTTGAAGAAGATGGAGGTGCTGACTATATAATTGAAGGGGATTATGATATATGGAAGTCCATATTGTTAGGCGAATTAGACTTAGCAGTAGCCTTACTAGCTGGTAAGCTTAAATTAATTAAGGGTGATAGGCTCAATTTATTAAGACATATTAGAGCTGCAGTTAACATTGCGAGTATAATAAGAGCTAAGGGATTGACTAACGATCTGGAAATTATGTAA
- a CDS encoding acetoacetate decarboxylase family protein — MKGKLNVNQVFAMPGNAPLYLKPPAYYRDCPILMGVFKGNPDGIIETIPDNLDLVTLGDNKPLFLYFQAYYPFSSLYGSYNEVVLAPLVLYQNQPHLFISYIYVDNDAALTAGREIWGFPKKFANMKLEIKGESVEASLERPTGRKLISAQMRIERQAKLEELQSTGIGSSPTLLLKIIPNPDAESKPSIELVKVEVKMMPRVSTSDNSLELWTGKLLLNFVEESLTDPLFKFGPVELVSAYFGRFDMILPPGKVIYKYI, encoded by the coding sequence ATGAAGGGTAAACTAAACGTAAACCAAGTATTTGCCATGCCTGGTAACGCTCCTCTATATTTGAAACCACCAGCCTATTATAGGGATTGCCCAATACTGATGGGAGTATTTAAGGGAAATCCAGACGGAATTATTGAAACAATACCAGATAACTTAGACTTAGTAACATTAGGAGATAATAAGCCATTGTTCCTCTATTTCCAAGCGTATTACCCATTTTCAAGCCTTTACGGATCATACAACGAAGTTGTATTAGCCCCCTTAGTCCTTTACCAAAATCAGCCCCATCTCTTCATTTCATACATTTACGTGGATAATGACGCTGCTCTTACTGCTGGTAGGGAGATATGGGGATTTCCTAAGAAGTTTGCTAATATGAAATTAGAAATAAAGGGAGAGAGCGTAGAGGCAAGTTTAGAAAGACCAACTGGAAGAAAGTTAATAAGTGCCCAAATGAGGATTGAGAGGCAGGCGAAACTAGAGGAATTGCAATCAACTGGAATTGGTTCGTCTCCAACTCTTCTCCTTAAAATAATTCCTAATCCAGATGCTGAATCTAAACCTTCAATAGAATTAGTTAAAGTTGAAGTTAAAATGATGCCTAGAGTTTCAACGAGTGATAATTCCTTGGAATTATGGACTGGGAAATTATTACTAAACTTCGTGGAGGAAAGTTTAACGGATCCCTTATTTAAATTCGGTCCAGTGGAATTAGTAAGTGCCTATTTCGGAAGATTTGACATGATACTGCCACCTGGAAAAGTTATATATAAATATATTTAA
- a CDS encoding AMP-binding protein: MELYSLSKIRKFIKEVEENPLKFWWETRNMIKWIVEPRDVAEGEPPKIRWYIGGKSNICWNAIDFNLDENKDKVAFYYMNENGFTKVITYWDLFYEVNRVSYLLKELGVKKGDTVSLLMPNIPEALYFALAIYRLGGIIAMHYLGLSPQIFAERLNDSGSKILVTASKGFRNGSEIRIKDYVDKVLSEYKTPVEKVIVVGRGFSDFNLVQNRDLLYEDVVPKGKIYVKPEEIESNDPVIIAYTSGTTGKPKGIYSSLAYIVASTWALKAVLGFREGEDVIWILSDLGWLTWGGNIHFIPQKRLTGVIFEGFIGYKRELFSRVIERFNVNLVWMPTTLLNMLKSLGEKSVKAGDISSLRLILNTGEPLNPGTWQWLRENMPDVFIADSYWMTEYGFPIAATPFGLGEIPYKAGSAGLKFFGVKVVDDDGKPLPPNQKGYIVLSMLNPAMGRLWNDPNMERFIKIYTSRFPNYVYTGDYGFYDDDGYLYVLGRVDDIILASGNRVGTMEIEGILVSNPNIAEAAVVGYNRNNSYRVAAFIVPKADINISVDSVRNYLRDKGYLVDDIFIVRRLPKTKSAKIMRRLLRALLSNEQLGDISALDDINVLNELREVINK, translated from the coding sequence ATGGAGCTATATTCATTATCTAAAATTAGAAAGTTTATAAAGGAAGTTGAAGAAAATCCCCTTAAATTTTGGTGGGAAACTAGGAATATGATAAAATGGATTGTAGAACCTAGAGATGTAGCAGAAGGGGAACCACCGAAAATAAGGTGGTATATAGGAGGGAAATCAAATATATGTTGGAATGCAATAGACTTTAATCTAGATGAAAATAAAGATAAAGTTGCGTTCTACTATATGAATGAGAACGGATTTACTAAAGTGATAACTTACTGGGATCTATTCTATGAGGTAAACAGAGTAAGTTATCTCTTAAAGGAGTTGGGAGTTAAAAAGGGAGATACTGTATCCTTATTAATGCCTAACATACCAGAGGCACTATATTTCGCCTTAGCAATATATCGATTAGGAGGGATAATAGCAATGCACTACCTTGGCTTATCACCACAGATCTTTGCTGAGAGGCTAAATGATAGTGGATCTAAAATTCTGGTAACTGCATCAAAGGGATTTAGAAATGGGAGTGAGATAAGGATTAAGGACTACGTCGATAAAGTATTAAGTGAGTATAAAACTCCCGTGGAGAAGGTAATAGTAGTAGGTAGAGGATTTTCGGATTTTAACTTAGTTCAGAATAGGGATTTATTATATGAAGACGTAGTTCCTAAGGGTAAAATTTACGTTAAACCAGAAGAGATAGAGTCTAACGATCCAGTAATAATTGCTTATACCTCCGGCACTACTGGAAAACCCAAGGGAATATATTCCTCTTTAGCATATATAGTAGCTTCAACATGGGCACTTAAGGCAGTTTTAGGATTCCGTGAGGGAGAAGACGTAATTTGGATTCTCTCAGATTTAGGATGGTTAACTTGGGGAGGGAATATTCACTTCATTCCCCAAAAGAGATTAACTGGAGTAATATTTGAGGGTTTCATAGGATATAAAAGGGAATTATTCTCAAGGGTTATTGAGAGATTTAACGTTAATTTGGTCTGGATGCCTACCACGCTACTTAACATGCTTAAAAGCTTAGGTGAGAAATCTGTAAAGGCAGGAGATATAAGTTCATTAAGATTAATACTAAATACTGGAGAGCCTCTTAACCCTGGAACATGGCAATGGTTAAGGGAGAACATGCCTGATGTATTTATCGCTGACTCATATTGGATGACCGAATATGGATTTCCCATAGCCGCAACTCCTTTTGGACTAGGTGAAATTCCCTATAAAGCTGGTTCAGCTGGGTTAAAATTCTTTGGCGTTAAGGTAGTTGATGATGACGGTAAGCCTTTACCACCTAATCAGAAAGGTTACATTGTTCTAAGCATGCTTAATCCCGCAATGGGTAGACTATGGAATGACCCTAATATGGAGAGGTTTATAAAAATTTATACTTCGAGGTTTCCCAACTACGTTTATACTGGTGATTATGGATTTTATGATGATGACGGATATCTTTACGTTTTAGGAAGAGTTGATGATATAATATTAGCTAGCGGTAATAGAGTAGGGACCATGGAAATTGAAGGGATTTTAGTAAGTAATCCCAACATAGCAGAGGCTGCTGTAGTAGGTTATAATAGGAATAATAGTTATAGAGTAGCTGCCTTTATAGTGCCTAAGGCTGATATTAACATATCAGTAGACAGTGTCAGAAATTATCTAAGAGACAAGGGATACTTAGTAGATGATATCTTCATAGTTAGGAGATTGCCTAAAACTAAGAGTGCTAAGATAATGAGGAGGTTACTTAGGGCTTTACTTTCCAATGAGCAATTAGGGGATATATCGGCTTTAGATGACATTAACGTATTAAATGAACTAAGAGAGGTTATAAATAAATAA
- a CDS encoding amidohydrolase family protein: MGCVDSHVHIWVEEILSEEMKRRISGIAKNAENRTNVNDVIKEMDEANLDYVVNIVYPSREMWGSNEEIVIRAIDFFRKYSGRFSIVGGVQVNHLSESETKYWIERQYEAGVSGFKIHPPHMWLKPNTYRQEERGLKQLEILYEFAQDHKMPIIIHTGTSYFPFARNKYGDPVFADDLSVDFPKLSIILAHAGRPIWVNTAFQLTRIRRNIYLDLSSIPPRKVLEYLPRLEEIKDKCLYGSDYPDIGVKGIKENLLEFLQIQISKEAMDKIVQINPKNFFKPLSYTR; the protein is encoded by the coding sequence ATGGGATGCGTAGATTCTCATGTTCATATCTGGGTAGAGGAAATTCTATCCGAGGAGATGAAAAGGAGAATAAGTGGCATTGCTAAAAACGCTGAGAATAGAACTAACGTAAATGACGTAATTAAGGAGATGGATGAGGCAAACTTAGACTATGTGGTTAACATAGTATATCCATCAAGAGAAATGTGGGGCTCTAATGAAGAAATAGTGATAAGAGCAATTGATTTCTTTAGAAAATATTCCGGTAGATTTTCTATAGTTGGAGGGGTTCAGGTGAATCATTTATCCGAAAGCGAGACTAAATACTGGATAGAGAGACAATATGAGGCTGGAGTATCTGGCTTTAAGATTCATCCTCCCCATATGTGGCTTAAACCTAATACGTATAGGCAGGAAGAGAGAGGATTGAAACAGTTAGAAATATTATATGAATTCGCACAAGACCATAAAATGCCCATTATAATTCACACTGGAACGAGCTATTTCCCATTTGCCAGAAATAAATATGGAGATCCAGTATTTGCTGATGATTTATCAGTGGACTTCCCAAAGCTTTCAATTATATTAGCTCATGCAGGAAGACCTATTTGGGTAAATACAGCATTTCAATTGACTAGAATCAGAAGGAACATTTACTTAGATCTATCAAGTATACCACCGAGGAAGGTGTTAGAATATTTGCCTAGGTTAGAGGAGATTAAGGATAAATGCCTTTATGGTAGTGATTACCCAGATATTGGAGTAAAAGGAATTAAGGAAAACTTACTTGAATTTTTACAGATACAAATCTCTAAGGAGGCTATGGATAAAATAGTTCAAATTAATCCTAAAAATTTCTTCAAACCGTTAAGTTATACTAGATAG
- a CDS encoding MFS transporter, translating to MGYFDNVPTSIKVKSFFVSSAGFFLDGYDLSVISFAVYFIANEFKLISIQTGLITSASLIGMIFGAMLFGWLSDKMGRSRIMGIDLIFFAVFGLASALSQNFLELFISRLLLGIGIGGDYPVSSTLMAEFSPSISRGRYLTGSVSMYWIGTLLSALVTLFLLPLGPYFWRWVFLVGAIISIPIILIRIRLSESPRWLISKGIIKDNNLLRQDDENKGVEGYLDLFKGEVLYVTIFVSSVWFLFDVASYGIGLYYPFILRQFAFPSNYEVLYGTMLIAIGAIIGYTIAEFFIDSLGRRVVLLVGLGSMAFLLILGGLVKVTGTFLVPYFMSFVSLEQWAGAVTLFYPTELFPTSVRSSGQGFATSVSRIGAVLGVTYFPTMTKLLGFSASLLVFGIICTLAFIISLFMAKETKKKSLEETSIGLKTI from the coding sequence ATGGGATATTTCGATAATGTTCCCACTAGCATTAAGGTTAAGTCATTCTTTGTCTCATCTGCAGGTTTCTTTCTAGACGGATATGATTTATCCGTAATATCTTTTGCTGTTTATTTCATTGCAAATGAATTTAAATTAATATCAATACAAACGGGACTAATCACGTCAGCGTCATTAATAGGCATGATATTTGGGGCTATGTTATTTGGCTGGTTATCAGATAAGATGGGAAGGAGCCGGATAATGGGAATAGATTTAATCTTTTTTGCAGTATTTGGATTAGCTTCAGCATTATCTCAAAACTTCCTCGAACTTTTTATTTCAAGATTACTTTTAGGGATAGGAATAGGCGGTGATTATCCGGTCAGCAGTACTTTAATGGCTGAGTTCTCTCCCTCAATTAGTAGGGGAAGATATCTAACTGGTAGTGTATCTATGTATTGGATAGGAACTCTTCTCTCAGCCTTAGTCACACTATTTTTATTACCGTTAGGACCTTATTTTTGGAGATGGGTGTTCCTAGTTGGGGCTATAATATCTATTCCTATAATTCTGATCAGAATACGTCTCAGCGAATCACCGAGATGGCTAATCTCTAAGGGAATTATAAAGGACAATAATTTACTCAGACAAGATGATGAAAATAAGGGGGTTGAGGGCTATCTGGACTTATTTAAGGGAGAAGTCTTATATGTTACTATCTTCGTCTCTAGCGTATGGTTCCTCTTTGATGTAGCTTCTTATGGAATAGGTCTTTATTACCCATTTATATTAAGGCAATTCGCTTTTCCTTCAAATTACGAAGTACTTTATGGTACAATGTTAATAGCTATAGGAGCTATTATAGGTTATACAATTGCAGAATTCTTCATTGATTCCTTAGGTAGGAGAGTGGTACTTTTAGTGGGATTAGGCTCCATGGCTTTCCTATTAATATTAGGAGGATTGGTTAAGGTTACGGGAACTTTTCTAGTACCCTATTTCATGTCATTTGTGTCCTTAGAACAATGGGCAGGTGCAGTAACGTTATTTTATCCAACTGAACTCTTTCCGACCTCAGTTAGATCTAGTGGACAAGGTTTCGCAACTTCTGTTAGTAGAATAGGTGCAGTTTTAGGTGTAACATACTTCCCTACAATGACTAAATTATTAGGATTCTCAGCTTCCCTATTAGTATTTGGAATTATTTGCACTTTAGCATTTATAATATCCTTATTTATGGCTAAAGAAACTAAGAAGAAGTCTTTAGAAGAGACCTCAATAGGACTTAAAACTATCTAG
- a CDS encoding mandelate racemase/muconate lactonizing enzyme family protein: MKISDIKTYRVKIPLRESIQFSWEPFPNTHFEFILIEVVNSKGIKGYSATQFTAQTEVAIRGLKPLLKGLDVEDFLANDRLLELGSWFFGRIGAIEVALLDLLAKEENLPLYKLYRGNRKRIRVYASTGRLAKAEEIINLIKKYYDIGIDIVKIRFHRITINDDLNIVKEIRKEFGEQIKIAVDANQAWGLVSPFWNRYDALKVAKELERYNIEWLEEPLFKDDIEGYAWLRRNTSVKIAAGELEHNFWIFKKFIEENALDIVQADAIYSNGISECIKIALMAQVNGLLFLPHAWDPGLGWLANLHLTASLPESLTPYLETPLDPLWWFNDVIQFAFKEGIEIQNGYVRVPEKEGLGIELDMEKIKKFIT, translated from the coding sequence ATGAAAATAAGCGATATTAAAACGTATAGAGTTAAAATACCATTAAGAGAGTCTATACAATTCTCATGGGAACCATTTCCTAATACCCACTTTGAATTTATATTAATAGAAGTTGTAAATAGTAAGGGTATTAAAGGGTATTCTGCGACACAGTTTACAGCACAGACTGAGGTTGCGATAAGGGGTTTAAAACCATTATTAAAGGGATTAGATGTTGAGGACTTCTTAGCTAATGATAGGCTTCTGGAATTGGGTAGTTGGTTTTTCGGAAGGATAGGCGCTATTGAAGTAGCCCTATTGGATCTCTTAGCTAAGGAAGAGAACTTACCATTATATAAACTATATAGGGGAAATAGAAAGAGAATTAGGGTATATGCTAGTACTGGAAGATTAGCCAAAGCCGAGGAAATCATTAATTTAATTAAAAAATATTATGATATAGGTATTGACATAGTTAAAATAAGGTTTCACAGAATTACTATAAACGATGATTTAAACATAGTTAAAGAAATAAGAAAGGAGTTTGGAGAACAAATCAAAATTGCAGTAGATGCTAATCAAGCTTGGGGATTAGTTTCCCCGTTCTGGAACAGATATGATGCGTTAAAAGTAGCTAAGGAGCTAGAGAGATACAATATAGAATGGTTAGAGGAACCTCTTTTTAAGGACGACATAGAAGGTTATGCGTGGTTAAGAAGAAATACTAGTGTTAAGATAGCCGCTGGAGAACTGGAGCATAACTTCTGGATATTTAAAAAGTTTATTGAAGAGAATGCTTTAGATATAGTTCAAGCTGATGCAATCTACTCTAATGGAATTAGCGAGTGCATTAAGATAGCCTTAATGGCACAAGTTAATGGTTTATTATTCTTACCCCACGCATGGGATCCAGGACTAGGATGGTTAGCTAATTTGCATTTAACTGCAAGCTTACCAGAAAGTTTAACTCCTTATTTAGAAACTCCTTTAGATCCATTATGGTGGTTTAATGATGTAATTCAGTTTGCCTTTAAGGAAGGAATAGAAATACAGAACGGTTATGTGAGAGTACCAGAAAAAGAGGGCCTTGGGATTGAGTTGGATATGGAAAAGATTAAAAAATTCATTACATAG